The Triticum aestivum cultivar Chinese Spring chromosome 3A, IWGSC CS RefSeq v2.1, whole genome shotgun sequence genome includes a region encoding these proteins:
- the LOC123061470 gene encoding uncharacterized protein, which translates to MASAAPFSGSLLCLTKPGTPQPPCFSPPPSRSHFHLRTRPPKAKRPVAGAIASSSMAAAQPQTRDGQQQGAEEAMKLLFVEMGVGYDQHGQDITSAAVRACKDAISSNSIPAFRRGSIPGVNSEQMKLQIKLGVPRPVQHLLDFERIKAVFPYGEITSCEVVDGGMICSSGTCIEAMGDKNDDCYIVNAAVYVGY; encoded by the exons ATGGCATCAGCAGCGCCATTCTCCGGCAGTCTCCTTTGCCTGACAAAACCAGGAACACCACAGCCCCCGTGCTTCTCCCCTCCGCCGTCTCGCTCCCACTTCCACCTTCGAACCCGACCCCCCAAGGCAAAGAGGCCAGTCGCCGGAGCCATCGCCTCCTCTTCCATGGCGGCAGCCCAGCCACAGACGCGCGATGGCCAGCAACAAGGGGCGGAGGAGGCCATGAAGCTGCTGTTCGTCGAGATGGGCGTCGGGTACGACCAGCACGGACAGGACATCACCTCCGCCGCGGTGCGCGCCTGCAAGGATGCCATCTCCTCCAACTCCATCCCCGCCTTCCGCCGCG GGTCGATACCAGGGGTGAACAGTGAGCAGATGAAGCTGCAGATTAAGCTGGGTGTCCCGAGGCCGGTGCAGCATCTGTTGGACTTTGAGAGAATCAAGGCCGTCTTCCCCTA TGGTGAGATCACCAGCTGCGAGGTCGTTGACGGCGGGATGATCTGTTCAAGTGGAACATGCATCGAAGCAATGGGAGATAAAAACGATGACTGCTACATTGTCAATGCTGCAGTCTACGTCGGTTACTAA